The Reichenbachiella carrageenanivorans region AGAAGAGTTGGATTCTTTGGCTTTCAATGCGACCAACGCTATCTACGACATCAATTCATATGAACTCAATGTTCAGGGAATCCCTTATATCAAAGTAGCCGATGCAGAGGTTATTCCAGACAACAATGAAACAACCATTTATGAAAATGCCGTCTTGAGACCATTCGAAAACGCCAAATTGAAAATTGACACCCTCAACGGCTATCATAATTTGTTTGACGGAAACATTACCGTGATCTCAAGTAAGAAATTTGAAGGGTATGCCACGTATGAGTTGGTAAATTCGGCACAAGATACATTTGCAATCAAATTTGATAGCTTCGAATTGCAAGGCTTCCAAGTAGGGAAAAATAAATACGACAGTATGACGGTATCAGGAGGTACGGTGTTAGAATCTCAAAAGCTGCAACCTTCTCCAGGGTTCTTCTTTGCGGGAGACGTCACGATGTATGCCGATCGAAAAAACCTAAAAATGGATGGTCAGGTGAAGCCTAATATTAAAAGTCTTGGCTCGTTCGATTATTGGATTAATTATTCGGTACCCGAAGGACAAGATGAGGTAGTCATAGATATAGATACTGCCACTACGACTACAGGTCAGCCCGTAGTAGCGGGGCTGTTGTACAACAGTGTAACCTATGATTTGTACATGGCCTATGTTCAGGATAAAATCCGTGACGCCGATGAATATATTTTTAAAGCAGGTGGGCTTCTTACTTATAACGATTCATTGTCAGAATTCAGAATAGAAGATCTTTCTAAGACAGAAAACCACACCTATGCTGGTCGTAGTTTTATATACAATGACAACACGGGTCAATTGCTGTTTGAAGGACCTTTGGACTTAATTAAAAACAAACCAGAGTTTTCGATGGAGACCACAGCTTTAGGTTTTGCTAAGCCAGATTCTAATACTTATTTCATGGATGCTATGATTGGGTTCCAGATGAAACTACACCCCACTGTGATTAATGCTATGACGGCCAACATCACCGATGTAGTGGCGCAGATAGGGCCAGAGCCTGCACATGGCAACAACATCGAGGTGATGTATAAGCTGGCAGATATGATCGGCGATGAAGAAACTAAAGATTATGAAAATCAATCCATGAATGAATACACGGCTATGGTGGAAAGTTCGTCTAAGTTGATTAAAACATTATTTATTTCCAATGTGAATTTGTCTTGGTCGCACAAACATCGAGCGTTTTATAATACATCGAAGCTGGGGCTGTCTCATATTTTGGAAACAGACATCAATGCTCTTTCAGATGGTTTTATGGAAATCAAAAAGTCAGATACAGGCGATGATATCGTACACTTGTTTCTGCAAATTGCTCCATCTACTTGGTACTTTTTTAGTTATGAAGAAGGGCGTTTGCTGATGTTCTCTTCTAATGCTGATTTTAACAACTTTGTAGCGGAGAATTCGACCATCAGTAGCACGGGACTAGGGGAGTATACTACTGTTCTTGGCGATGAGTTTGAGGTGTTGAAGTTTGTTAATGATTTCCGTAATAGATATTATGGCATCAATGAAGCTTACAACCTAGAGTATCCTGAGGAGACACACCTAGAAGAAGATATCTATCAGACCATCGAGGAAGTAACGGATACCCCAGAAGAGGAAATACAACCTAAAGAGGAAGACTACAATACGTTTGAAGAATTAGAAGAAGATGAGGACGACGGGTTCTAAAAAAGCAAAGTCTTAAACTTTGCTTTCTTCCCAGCCTCCAAATAACCAGTTGCCTGCAGCGTTAGGGTTGTCACTGCGCATAAACTGATCCACTGATTTGATCAATTCCTCAGCAGACAAGCGACCGTCCTGATTGGTATCCAAATTTCTAAATGCCTTAGGGGCAAATCGCACTTCTATTCTCATACCAATGAAAAGGTCGATATACTCCGTTTGTGAAATATAGCCGTCATCGTTGATGTCAAATAACTTGAAGAGAGTTGTTACGAAATTGTGTAGGTATTTTTTGTATGAGTCAAGGTTTTTAGGGTCGAGAAGCACGGTCATAAACTGCAACCATTGTTGCTGTGTGCCCTGCTCATTCTCCACATATGGTACTAATTTGTTCCAGATGCCTTTGGTCATACCCATGATTACTTCGTAGTCTGGGGTATCGAGATCGATGTCTCGAATGATGGCCAAGTTTTCGCCTATAGCTTCGAAATCGTCAGATTCGATAGATCCATTTTTATCAAAATCGAGGATGTTGAAAAAATGAGAAAGCTTCTTAATTTGTAGTGGTGTCAGCATAATGTATCAAACTTATAAATTCTGTAAGATTTTACCTACGGTTGCCCTCTTCTTATAATCTGGATCGAAGAAAGCGTATAATATTTTTTTGTTTTGGCCGATGATATAGGTGGCAGGCACGGGAAGATTTGGTCCGTTGTCGCCATTGGTCACGGCTAGATCTATACCCCAGTTATTATATTTTTCCAAGATAGCTTCTTCGAGTTTGAATGCTACATGGTAGGTATTCATGATGGCCAGGTCTTGGTCGTATAGGATTTTGAACGAAGCACCTGTTTTGTCTACTGTCTTTTGAACACTCTCCGGTTGCTCTGGAGTGACGGCTACTACGATACCTCCTTTTTCGGTAATGAAGTTGAGAGAGTCCTCCATTTGCGACAATTGTTTGTTGCAATGTGGACACCAAAACCCCCTATAAAACATCAAAACTACAGGGCCTTTTTTCAGGGCCTCGTATAGTTCGAAAGTTTCTCCATTCTGATCTACGCTTTTGAAGTTTAGCGCTTTATCACCTGGGTTGAGTTGAAATGGTGCTTCTTGAGCCAGACTATGTTGCGACCACAGCGCCACAAACAAAAACAGTATCCATCCAAACTTTACTCCTGTACTTTTCATAGTTTTTATATTTAGGCTAATATAGCGGTTAATGCCATTCATAAACAAATTTACTAGTCAAATGAAGTGCCAAAAGAGAGCTTTATAAAGTAGGGATTTATTGTACTTTCAAGATATCTTTCATGTGAAAGATGAAATTTTTTAAGGCCTGTTCCCAAGTGAGATCGGCATCCCATCTCGATCCAAGGTACACATCTTTGGTATAGACATGCTTGACGTAGTATTTGTAGACGACAGCATCTACTGGTAAAGTATTGAGTGCGCTGCTTGCTTGGATCGTAACATAGTCGGTCTCGTAGGGATCGGTATCAAAGTTGAGTATTTGCTTTACGGTTTTGCCAGTGCCATGTATAGTAAGCAAGGAAAATTGATAGCCAGCATTGTATATATCATCGTCGTTCGAACTATCGAATAGCACATAGTCTAGCGGATAGTCTTTCATGATCTCGATGAGTCTTTCATTTTTTCGATCTACTTCGAGATTGTAAGCAGCGATTTTTTGGCGTGTAGCGGCGTCAAGTGCCGCACTGTCTTCCATTATATATTTTTGAAATTTGGGGACGACGAGCTTGTCTACTTTCAGGTCTAGTGCATAGGTAGGAATGCGTCTTCCTTTGATGATCTGGGTGTCGTTAAAAAATTCTGGAATGTCTAGGATTAGGTAATTTTCCAGTTCCATTTCGGCGCGGTACACGTCCTTGCGCATTTCAGAGAGAATCACATCGAGTACAGGGCCTTCGGTTTGCCAGGCTTTTTGTTTTTCAGAAATAAAAGTTGGAGCATCGTTATACGCACTTAAAGTGATTTTAAACGACTCTACTCCTGCTTCGTTTTTGGGTGATTGTTCGAGTACGATGATGTATTTGATTTCTCGCTCAGTCATTTCCCTAGCAAAGGATTCGCTTACATCAGGACTGGCAAATACGTCGTCGAGGTAGTAGTAGGCTACAGCATCTATTTTCATTTGCCTGAAAGCATTGTGCACTTTGGCCGAGAGGCCTTTCCAATCTTCTCGAACGTTTGGATCTTTTTGACTTCGAGGTACAGATACGAATACGACTGATTTTCTAGATAGCAGATACTTTGGCAAGTGTGGCTGAATATCCAGGTTTTTCATATCTAGCCACTGGGTACCAGAGGGTTGTGCAAGCAAAGTGGTGGAGCTTTCTGCTAGGGCGAAAACAATAAGAAGAGAGACGATAAGTGCTTGGATGTGCGTACGCAAAGAGAAAAATTTTAATTCGGTTATTGATAAAATCAACGCTGAAAAATAGCCAAATTGATGCACTTCCACGTATTTTTATTTGAAATAATCTATAGCCGTATGAACAAGCATAAATGTGAATGGGCACTAGGCCATTTTGATGCCTACGAAAATTATCACGATCAGGAATGGGGAGTGCCGTGTCACGATGACAAAATTCATTTCGAATTTTTGATTCTCGAAAGTGCACAAGCGGGACTGAGCTGGAGTACGGTACTCAAAAAAAGAGCAGGGTATCAGCTGGCTTTTGCCAATTTTGAGGTGAATCAAGTAGCCCAATTTGATGAGTCTCAAATAGCGACTTTAATGATTAATCCTGCAATCATTCGCAATGAACAAAAGATACGAGCAGCAGTCAACAATGCCCAACGTTTTTTGGAAGTACAGCAAGAGTTTAGTTCGTTTTCAAAATACATTTGGTCATTTGTGGGCGATCAGCCGATCGTGGGTCATTGGGCTACTAAGCAAGATGTACCTGCTACTACTGCCGAATCGGATGCTCTGAGCAAAGACTTAAAAAAAAGAGGGTTCAAATTTGTAGGTAGCACGACCATATATGCCCATATGCAAGCCACGGGATTGGTCAATGATCACACCACGGACTGTTATAGATATCAGGAACTTTTGAGATGAGTGGATTCTTATTTATCTTCGCTGTGTTAATTAAAAAGAACTAAGATTATGTTTAATCCAGCAGTTACTTCAGGAGTAGATTTATTTGTAAATATTGTAATCGTTTTGGCCAGTTTTGGTGCGGCGGTTTCTTTGATCGACTTCAGAAATACCAACAAGAAAAAAGAAGAAGAGGCTTAATTTTTAGACGCGTCTTTTACAAAATATTAAATCCCGCTTTTGGCGGGATTTTTAGGTTATGCCACTTCGAGCAATTGTTTGACTTCGTCGAGGATCGATGAAGCAGCCGTATTGACGGCCACCCGCAAGGCCTTTAGCCCACTTACTCCTTGCAATTCTTCGAGCTCTAACTCTTCCACTTTCCCTGCGAGTAGTTCCTTATGCGTGAGATAGTCGATATACTGACGATACGCAATAGCATCTTTCTCTTGTGAGTAGATGATGGCAATTTTTCCTGGTTGGGTGATGCGCTCCTTGGTATGTTTGGCTAGTGCTTTGTCGATCCTTTTTTTGGTGATTTCATAGCGGATATTATATGCACCATCCACATCAAATTTCTTTTCGTCTTGTCGAAATTTAATGGCAAGCGGATTGGCATGTACCAATATCAAATGGGTAGTTTCGAGCGGCATGGCTAGTGTAGGCATCATGGCTGCTGTACGGCTCGCAATTTCTGCGGTGACTACCAGTTGCCATAAACGTAGATTTCTCAAATACACTTCGTCGAAGACTAAGTGCTCTACCATAGACGCCCCGATGTAAATATTGTGTTCTACACCATCTGTTTTATATTTTTCAAAAAAATGAGGAAACATCTTCTGCGCCTTTTTTTCTTCTTCGTCTAGGATACTGCCTATGGTGTCGTTGATCGTAGTCAGGCTATTTTCAAAATCTCTTCTGTGCTCATACACGACACCGATGTTTGGATCCAATGCTTCCCAATACGCTTTAGCAAATTCTCGTTCTTGAGGGTGATTAGCTTCGATATTTCGAATAACAGGTTCCACCTCTTGTTGAATAAACTCAAGAATGATGGACTCGTCGCCTGTTACCAATTTGTTTTTGATTTTTCTTCTGAATTGATCTAGTCGAAAAATAGTTTCATCTAATACAGGTAACGGGGTGATTTTTATAGCGATGTTGAGAGCCTGCTTGGCTAGCTGCAGCTGGCGACTCAAGTCCTTATATATACACTGGTGCCTCACTACAGACGAGTTTCGGATATCCGAAGCAGCATACAGTGGGTATACTTCATTAAATACGATTTGGGGAGCTACAGGTGTTTTATGTTGTGCGATTTGCTCTAGCATCTGGTGAGCTGCATTGTTGAATTTCCACTCTACCGACGGGTGAATGGACGTGTACTTTTCTTTGATTAGTGTCTGGATGTTGTTTTCTAGCTCTTCAGAACTTCGTTTGACTGCGATGGCGAATAGCGGCAAAACCTCACGAATTTTAGTGAGAGCCAAAGCATTCAGGTCTCCTCTATTGGGAGAAGCCAATTCGAGCAAACCCACAAATTCGTCGTTGTAAAATAATGGATTGAGGATCAGGTTCTGAACCCCATTTTCTTGCAACTCATCGGACTTGCTCTGAAGCGGCCGACAGCAATCGGCCATATCTTCTATCACCATAGGCTCGGCCTGATTGGCAAATTGCTCAAGCAAATCTGCAGTAGTATGAGGACATTCTATATGGTTGCTTTCTCCCATCAAAATACTGCGCTGGGACTCTCCCCCAAAATTAAAAAATCGATTTTTGCTTTTGTGATAACCTGAGATGCCGAGCTTTACATCTGAAAGTTGCAACAATGACCTAAACTTTTGCTCTAAGTCTAGAAAGCTGACTTTTTCTGTAATGCTATTTTTTTCTAGTAGACTCTCTTTCATGCGAGAGAGTACTTGATCTTTGGTCACCTCGATGAGCTTGAAAACGATCAAACCCTGAAACTCAAATAAACTTGGAGGTAGCATGTCTATCCATACTTCTACATCTTCTATATGACTGGTGAGGTGTTTGATGTCCTGATCGGTGAGTTTGGGCAAGTCACCCTTCAGAACGATTTCACAAAACTTAGGATTGATCATGATTTTGAAATACCGCTTTAGTCCCGTTTTTTGACTGGTGAGCGT contains the following coding sequences:
- a CDS encoding EF-hand domain-containing protein — its product is MLTPLQIKKLSHFFNILDFDKNGSIESDDFEAIGENLAIIRDIDLDTPDYEVIMGMTKGIWNKLVPYVENEQGTQQQWLQFMTVLLDPKNLDSYKKYLHNFVTTLFKLFDINDDGYISQTEYIDLFIGMRIEVRFAPKAFRNLDTNQDGRLSAEELIKSVDQFMRSDNPNAAGNWLFGGWEESKV
- a CDS encoding peroxiredoxin-like family protein, which codes for MKSTGVKFGWILFLFVALWSQHSLAQEAPFQLNPGDKALNFKSVDQNGETFELYEALKKGPVVLMFYRGFWCPHCNKQLSQMEDSLNFITEKGGIVVAVTPEQPESVQKTVDKTGASFKILYDQDLAIMNTYHVAFKLEEAILEKYNNWGIDLAVTNGDNGPNLPVPATYIIGQNKKILYAFFDPDYKKRATVGKILQNL
- a CDS encoding DNA-3-methyladenine glycosylase I, encoding MNKHKCEWALGHFDAYENYHDQEWGVPCHDDKIHFEFLILESAQAGLSWSTVLKKRAGYQLAFANFEVNQVAQFDESQIATLMINPAIIRNEQKIRAAVNNAQRFLEVQQEFSSFSKYIWSFVGDQPIVGHWATKQDVPATTAESDALSKDLKKRGFKFVGSTTIYAHMQATGLVNDHTTDCYRYQELLR
- a CDS encoding GAF domain-containing protein, with the protein product MDAKLDQCNTRMEFPFECKLSLTNLIDYWQVRTNDPNKYLANTALTIMEQVRQAPALLEPIEDPALLEQHQDTIDLLMTAIFSPYTEEEEMVSAIAPFKKLDIHSTQAYKQLMEEAGSYEALLDPEEISQIMLHKAMSGYFAIMKTYYGINIELDKDIIYTLTSQKTGLKRYFKIMINPKFCEIVLKGDLPKLTDQDIKHLTSHIEDVEVWIDMLPPSLFEFQGLIVFKLIEVTKDQVLSRMKESLLEKNSITEKVSFLDLEQKFRSLLQLSDVKLGISGYHKSKNRFFNFGGESQRSILMGESNHIECPHTTADLLEQFANQAEPMVIEDMADCCRPLQSKSDELQENGVQNLILNPLFYNDEFVGLLELASPNRGDLNALALTKIREVLPLFAIAVKRSSEELENNIQTLIKEKYTSIHPSVEWKFNNAAHQMLEQIAQHKTPVAPQIVFNEVYPLYAASDIRNSSVVRHQCIYKDLSRQLQLAKQALNIAIKITPLPVLDETIFRLDQFRRKIKNKLVTGDESIILEFIQQEVEPVIRNIEANHPQEREFAKAYWEALDPNIGVVYEHRRDFENSLTTINDTIGSILDEEEKKAQKMFPHFFEKYKTDGVEHNIYIGASMVEHLVFDEVYLRNLRLWQLVVTAEIASRTAAMMPTLAMPLETTHLILVHANPLAIKFRQDEKKFDVDGAYNIRYEITKKRIDKALAKHTKERITQPGKIAIIYSQEKDAIAYRQYIDYLTHKELLAGKVEELELEELQGVSGLKALRVAVNTAASSILDEVKQLLEVA